The stretch of DNA AGGGCGACTTCGATTTTTTCTTTTAATTCCTCCATTGAAAAATAATCTTCTTCTACGGTCCAGCCCATATCATCCCCGTCCAAATCCAGGATCCTACTGCGGTATTTTTTGTGATCTCGAATGTAATTTAGGCAACGGTTTTTGACGGAGGTAAACAGATACGAAGGAATTGACTGTTTTGTGTCAATTTGTTCACGTTTTTCCCATAACGCTATAAAAACCTTTTGACAAATATCCTGAGCGGCATCAGCATCCTGTACATACTGCATGGCAAAGTTACAGAGTAATTGAAAATGCGTTTTGAAAAGGGTTTCAAAATGCGACTTGCTGAGTGATTGATCTGTTTTTAAGCTTGGCATATTCCAAGCACTAAGGTAAGCAATTGATTAAACTTGAGCTATCCATTGACCCAAGTTGTTTTAGCGTTCACAGGCCCCCGTTTACCTGGCAGGGAGGGCAAATCATGGTATCCCATATAAAACAATCCCAAACAGCGCTCTCCCGCGGAAAGCTTTAAAAAGTCATTCGCTTCCAAAATAGACCGAGGGGAGCTCCAGTAACAGCCAATGCCGTAGGCCGTACAAGTCAAATACATATTTTGCACGGCACATGCTACAGCCGCAACTTCTTCCCATTCGGGCAGGCTTTCAGCAGGGTCCCTTTGCATGCAGATAGCGATAACACAAGCCGATCGAAGGGGATTGCTTTTTGTTTTCTCGTATTTTTTTTGAGAGAATTGTTCTGGGGTTTCATTGTCTTTATACCATGCAGATAGATAATCTGACAATAGCACCAATGCCTCACCTCTAAAAACTTTAAAACGCCAAGGTTCCGTCAATTTATGGGTAGGTGCCCAATTGGCATTTTCTAATACTTCTTCAATAATCGATTGATCAATGGGTTTATCGTTATAGGTAGGAGGAAAAATGGATCGCCTCGACCGCAATAGTTCACTGACTTGTGCAGGTGTCATATGAAGAAAAAGGTTTAATTTAGAGTAGACAGCAAGAAGGATTCGTGGTCTGCTATTGTTTCTTTTTATCGATATCCTTCATCACTGTTTCAGTTTCAAACAATAATTTTTCCCAATCTTCTTTCAATTTTTTTTGCTCTTGTTGGTCATAACCTTCTGGGCGGCTATTTTCCATTTCCTGGGACAGACTCAATCGTTTGCGCTCCAAGTCGACAATTTTTTCAACCAAGTCACTGTCTTGAATGGTTTCCGCCTTGTCTTTCCATTTATCAAAAATATCGCCAAGCTTGTCCAGGTCTCCATCGTATTTCCCTTCATCAAATTTGCCTTTTTCCGATTTAAGTAGCTGAATGGCAGACTTTCCGAAATCAAATACCTCGGTTAACACATCTTTCCCTTTAGAAATAATTTCTTTCGATTGAGCTTTCTCTTCTTCGGAGCCAAAAAATAGATTATAACCTACTACGAGGGCAACCAGAAGAAGTCCAAATTTTATTACCGATCGGATCATAATGCAATAATTTAGTTCTTAGGCAAAGAAACAACTTTTTGTTGAATCGGGCTACTTTTTCCGACCAGCGCTGTTTTTTAGCAATACAATTGCCGTCTTTTTCCTTATTCACACATTTTGTCTATTTTCGCGGTCTGTTATTTTCTTCGGGTAGGACTATCATCATTTTAGATGGTGGAACCAAGAGAAAAAATGAATTGTTGAAAAGTACGGATCATAAGAAAACTAGCATGGATTACAAGCCAAGAGATATTGAACAAAAATGGAAAAAATACTGGGATGAGCATGGCGTTTATCGCGTCAGTAACCACTCCGATAAACCCAAGTATTATGTTTTGGATATGTTCCCCTACCCTTCTGGAGCGGGTTTACATGTGGGCCACCCACTCGGATATATTGCTTCCGACATCTACGCTCGCTATAAAAGATTGAAAGGTTTTAATGTGCTGCACCCAATGGGTTTCGATGCTTTTGGCTTGCCCGCCGAAGAATATGCCTTGCAAACAGGCATCCACCCGGCTACTTCCACCAAGGATAATATGGTGCGGTACCGGGAGCAATTAAGCAATTTGGGCTTTTCCTTTGATTGGAGCCGGGAGGTGTACACTTGTGATCCTAAATATTACAAATGGACCCAGTGGATCTTCACCCTTTTATTTGCCCATTATTATGACCAGGAGGCGAATAAGGCTTTGCCTATCAGCGACTTAGTTGCCCGTTTTGAAAAAGAAGGCAATGCCAAAGTCAAAGCGGCCAGTACCCAGGAGGCGGTCTTTAGCGCAGCGGACTGGAATGGGTTCAGCCGTAAAGAGAAAGCGGAAATATTGATGAATTATCGCTTGGCCTATCGCAAAATTGGTTATGTTAATTGGTGTGAAGAATTGGGGACCGTATTGGCCAATGACCAAGTGAAGGATGGGGTGTCCGAAAGGGGCGGTTTCCCAGTGGTCCAAAAGGCCATGACCCAATGGTATTTGCGAATTACCGCTTATGCTGATCGGATGTTGTATGATTTGGAGCATATCGATTGGTCGGATGCCTTGAAAACGATGCAGGTGAATTGGATTGGCCGTTCAGAAGGCGCAAGTATTCACTTTAAGGTAGTCGGAACCGAGGAAAGCATTGAGGTATTCACCACACGGCCTGATACCATCTTTGGCGCTACTTATATGGTCTTGGCACCTGAACATGATTTGGTGGCTAAATTGACCACCCCTGCACAAGAAAAGGCAGTAGCAGAATATTTGGCCTATGTCAACGCGCGTTCGGAAATAGAGCGAATGGCGGAGAAAAAGGTGACCGGCGCTTTTATTGGCGCTTATGCCATTAATCCTTTTACCAATACGGAAATCCCCATTTGGATTGGGGAATATGTTTTAAAAGATTATGGGACGGGCGCCATCATGGCGGTTCCTAGCGACGATGAGCGCGACCAGGTTTTCGCGACTAAATTCAACTTGCCCATTATTGATGTCGTAGATAAATCCAACTACCCTGGGGCTACTTTGCACGATAAGGTTGGCATTATTATCAATTCCGGTTTTTTGACGGGCATGGAGGTACCGACAGCCATTACAGCGGCGGCTCAGAAAGCGGAGGAGATGGGTATTGGAAAAGCCAGGGTGAATTATAAAATGCGCGACGCCAACTTCAGTCGCCAACGTTATTGGGGCGAACCCTTTCCCGTCAAATACGACCAGGAGGACATCGCACATATGTTGCCAATCGAGGAGTTGCCCTTGGTCTTGCCGGATACTGATGATTTTAAACCAGGCAAAGGCGGCCAATCTCCCCTTTCCAGGTTAAAAGAATGGGTAAACGTGGAAGCTGGCTTTACTCGCGAAACAGATACCATGCCTGCCGTAGCGGGCTCTTCCTGGTATTATCTCCGATACATGGACCCACACAATGATTCGGCATTTGCCAGCCAAGAGGCAGTCAACTATTGGGGAGATGTCGATTTGTATATCGGTGGCGCAGAACATGCCGTATCGCATTTGATGTATGCACGTTTTTGGCATAAATTCTTGTATGATAAAGGTCTTGTCCCAAGCAATGAGCCTTTCAAAAAGTTGATCAACCAAGGGATGATCCAAGGGGTTATCGAATTCATTTTCTTAGAAAAAGGACAAGAGGGCACTCAAAGACGATTTGTATCTGCCGATATTGCGGCGCAGGAAAGCGATAAGGAATTTGCAAAAATCCCTGTTCATGTTGACTATGTGAAAAACTACGGCTCACCTAAATCCTATTTGGACCAGGAGGGCATCGAGCAGTTTATCGCCTGGCGCCCTGAGTACAAAAATGCTATCTTCGAAGCTGCAAATGGCCAATACCATGCGGGGAAATTGAGTTTGAACGATGGCAGTGATAACATTGAAATGACGACCTTATCCGAGGTGGGTAAAATGTCCAAGTCGAAATTCAATGTCATCAACCCGGACCAAGTGATTGACCGATATGGAACGGATTGTTTCCGGATGTATGAAATGTTTTTGGGGCCAATCGAACAATCTAAACCTTGGGACACCAAAGGGATCGACGGGGTAAGCCGCTTTTTGCGCAAGTTTTGGGCTTTGTTTTTTAATAGACAAGACCAGTTTATTTTAAGTGAGGAAGCTCCTAACAAGGAAGAATTAAAAGTTTTGCATACCGCTATCAAAAAAGTGAGCGATGACATCGAACGCTTTTCTTTCAATACCTGTATTAGTGCCTTTATGGTCGCTACCAATGACTTGGGCAGACTCGATTGCAACAAAAGGGCGATCTTGGAACCTTTGATCGTTTTATTGGCGCCTTTTGGTCCTCACATCGCTGAAGAACTTTGGCACTTGGCAGGGAATGTCGGCAGTGTTCACCATGTGTCTTATCCTGAATTGGATGAACAATACTTAGTTGAAGATTCCATCACCTACCCTATCGCCGTGAATGGGAAAACGCGTTTAACGGTAGATTTTCCAGCAAATGCAAGCAAAGCCGATTTGGAAAAGGCCGCATTGGAAGTGGAGGGTATCCACAAATATATGGATGGCAAGCCGGTACGAAAGGTCATCGTGGTGCCTGGCCGGATGATTAATATCGTGGTGTAGGCTTAACCTATATGTTTAGATGGGGTTGTGTGAAAAGTCCATTGGGCAAATCGCTAGCCAAATAATTTACTACGGAGTCAAGGAGAAATAGCGAAAAGGAGAATACGCCATATCGCTATGCTTCTGTGGTGAAATAAAATTTGGCGCCATTTTCTGAAGAAGACTTTTTATACAACCCCAAACAAGCTTTACTAATTTGAGATATAGATAACCGGTTTAATCCATTTTTGCTGGGTAATATTATCTTTCATAGCTAAAAAATAGCTGCCAGAAGTAAGCGCATTCACAAAGAAGGTATTATTTTCTTTGCTTACAAATGTGCGATATACTTCCCTTCCAAAATGATCTAACAATCTTACTTCTAAGTTTGAATCTACATGGTTAGAAGAATATTGTATAACAAAATTTTCAATAACCGGATTGACAACGATCGGAGAAAAAGATGCCGTGTGACCGCTTATTGAAACTATTTCTGAATATTCATACTTATCATCAAAATCTACTTGTTTAATACGATAATAACAAATAGGAACAAAAGGCCACCTATCCATTACCTCATATTCTTTTCTTTTAAAGGAAGTCCCTGCGCCTCTTAGCTCTTGAAAAACTTGCCAATTTTTTCCATTCGAGGATTTCTCAAGGGAGAAAAAAGCATTGTTTGATTCCACCTCAGTTGTCCATTTTAAATGAACACCTTCTTTGGATCGGGTTACCTTAAAATCGTCCCATTTTACAGGCAAGGCTGTTGAGCTTGTAAATGCTATTTCAACTTGATCTACACCAAATTCAAAGGCAATACTAAGAGGGATTTCTATTTCAATTTCAACCCGAAAACTGCTATTATTCAAGTCGTCCCCTGTGAGACCACTCAATGACCACCCACTGTCGCCATCAATGGTCAAAGGAAAAATACCAATGGCGTTCAATAATTCACTACCTGTATAATTCAAAAGAGTGGTCTCTCCCCCATTTATTCTTATAACCCTAATGGTAAGGTCAAGCAAAACATTAACCGTAGAAACCTGCTCGAATTCGATGAGTAATTGTGCATCGGAGACACTTTCGGATGCAGGAAAACTTGAAAAAATAAAATCCTCAATCAGCAAGGTGTGGCTTGATCTAAGCAAACTTAGTGTCTCTCCCGACAAACTAGCTTCATTATCATCAATACTTTCGCAAGCATTAGATGCATCAATTGTCCATGCAAGATTTCCTGATGAGTTTTGAGTAGCATTAGTTCCTGATGCAGTATAGGTTGTTTGAGAATTGCCAAAGATGCAAAATGACAATAAAATAACCGTAGGAAGTACTCTTTTCATTTTATTTTATTTTATTGGTAAATAAAAAGAGTGTTCTTCAAAGTGTTAGTCCTATATGAAGAAGGCTAGCCGCTAATCAGCTTTTGTTGTAGGTTAATTTTTGAAAGGGAAGGAATAATGCATTAAATACTAAAAATGGCCATTAAATGCATCTATGTTATTTTGTAATTTATATATAAAATAGATACAAAGCAATAGTGCTGTATACTTAATTTATGGAAATGCTATTTCTGGCAATTCTAGCCGTTGCTTATTATAAAGCTAAATTTGCTTTTTTTCAGAAAGAAGAATCAATATACTGCTGCAATAATTGAACAGCATCTGACACTTCCTCTTCTATCAACCCGTGTACCACTAGTGGTCCCTCAAAAGAAGTTTCTTTCAATTTTTTTATAAAATAGTGAAAGGGAATGACGCCCTTTCCCGCCGCAACAAAATGGCCCGCTTCGTCCCGATCTTTCGCATGCGCCATGGCCAGGTGCGCTCCAACTTGCGCCAAACTGGTATCTATCAAGTGGCGAACCGCTGCTGCTGTTCCCGTTTCAAAAAGATTGGCAGGGTCTAACACGATTTTTAGGCGATCACTCCCCATTTCCTGTAGCAATTGTTTGGCTTTGGGAATGGTGTTGACAATATTGCCGAGCTCTGGTTCTATCCCGAGCTGAATTTCGTAGGTTTCCGCTATGGCCAGCGCCCTTTCCATTGATTTGCACATATCCAACCAGGCTGAGCGGCTATTATTGTCAGGATGGGCTCTCCATTGGTCTTCCGGGTCTCTAGTGCCCGTACAAAGCGTGATAAGGGAGGTGCCCATCGCCCTGGCATGACGCGCCAGTACTGCTAAGCGCATCAAGCCGTCCTCCCGAATGGCCGGATTTGGATGACACATATTAAAAGTACCGGAGAGGCCGCATAAGGGCATTTGATGGATACTAGTAGCCGTTTGGATGGATGTTATGTGCTCCTTTGTAATGTCCAATGGCATCGCCTCCAGCCCTAGACATGCCATATTGAAATGCATGGTTTCAAATCCATAGTACTTTACCACCGCTGCTATTTCCTTTACCGTAGCACGGGGAAAGGTTTTAGCGAATATACCGAGTTTTATCATCAGGCTAAAATACAAAAGCGCCTGCTTGCAGGAGCAAACAGGCGCTTTAAAATTTATAGTTTAACCAAATGATTTTTCCTATTTAGCCTTAGCGGCTGCACGAGAAAAAGTACTTGATTTTTCAACTTCTTTTGGCTTCAAGTCGTCCGTAAGGTCAGACATGATCGGTGTAGCCATGAAAATAGAAGAGTAGGTACCAACAACAATTCCTACCAGCAAGGCAAAGGCAAAGCCTTTGATACTTGCACCACCAAAGATAAATAGTACAGCGACCATAAACAAGGTGGTTAAAGAGGTAATAATGGTACGGCTAACGGTACTATTGATAGCCAGGTTGATCACCTCCTCCTTCGTCTTCTTGGAATATAAATTCATAAATTCCCGAATACGGTCAAACACGACCACCGTATCATTAATAGAATAACCAATCACGGTCAGAATAGCTGCGATAAAAGCCTGATCGATTTCCATCGTCCAAGGGAAAATACCATGGCCAATGGAAAAAATCGCTAAAACCACCAAGGTATCGTGAAACAAAGCGGCTACTGCACCAAGGCTATACTGCCATTTGCTAAATCGGATAAAAATATAGCCAAAGATCAGCAACAAAGCAAAGATAGCGGCATAGAAAGCACTCGTTTTGATATCATCAGCAATGGTAGGACCTACCCGACTTGAACTCGTAACATGTGTTCCTCTGCCCTCTGGGTTCTTAAAGTCATTTTCATTAAGATCTCCGCCAGCGACAGCATTCACACCTGCAAACAACTTGTCCATTACGCGGTCAACTGGTTTGGGTTGATTGGCCACTTCCTCTTCATCAATCAGGTAATCTGTCGTAACATTAAAGGTATTGGCATTATCTACCACTTTTACAACGGGCGTATTGCCTTCGAAGCTAGTCGTCAAGGACGTT from Saprospiraceae bacterium encodes:
- a CDS encoding RNA polymerase sigma-70 factor, whose product is MPSLKTDQSLSKSHFETLFKTHFQLLCNFAMQYVQDADAAQDICQKVFIALWEKREQIDTKQSIPSYLFTSVKNRCLNYIRDHKKYRSRILDLDGDDMGWTVEEDYFSMEELKEKIEVALSTLPEKCRLVFEMSRYQQMTYKEIAEELDIAQKTVEAHMTKAMKSLRMQLKDYLYILMIILGWT
- a CDS encoding nitroreductase, which translates into the protein MTPAQVSELLRSRRSIFPPTYNDKPIDQSIIEEVLENANWAPTHKLTEPWRFKVFRGEALVLLSDYLSAWYKDNETPEQFSQKKYEKTKSNPLRSACVIAICMQRDPAESLPEWEEVAAVACAVQNMYLTCTAYGIGCYWSSPRSILEANDFLKLSAGERCLGLFYMGYHDLPSLPGKRGPVNAKTTWVNG
- a CDS encoding class I tRNA ligase family protein; translated protein: MDYKPRDIEQKWKKYWDEHGVYRVSNHSDKPKYYVLDMFPYPSGAGLHVGHPLGYIASDIYARYKRLKGFNVLHPMGFDAFGLPAEEYALQTGIHPATSTKDNMVRYREQLSNLGFSFDWSREVYTCDPKYYKWTQWIFTLLFAHYYDQEANKALPISDLVARFEKEGNAKVKAASTQEAVFSAADWNGFSRKEKAEILMNYRLAYRKIGYVNWCEELGTVLANDQVKDGVSERGGFPVVQKAMTQWYLRITAYADRMLYDLEHIDWSDALKTMQVNWIGRSEGASIHFKVVGTEESIEVFTTRPDTIFGATYMVLAPEHDLVAKLTTPAQEKAVAEYLAYVNARSEIERMAEKKVTGAFIGAYAINPFTNTEIPIWIGEYVLKDYGTGAIMAVPSDDERDQVFATKFNLPIIDVVDKSNYPGATLHDKVGIIINSGFLTGMEVPTAITAAAQKAEEMGIGKARVNYKMRDANFSRQRYWGEPFPVKYDQEDIAHMLPIEELPLVLPDTDDFKPGKGGQSPLSRLKEWVNVEAGFTRETDTMPAVAGSSWYYLRYMDPHNDSAFASQEAVNYWGDVDLYIGGAEHAVSHLMYARFWHKFLYDKGLVPSNEPFKKLINQGMIQGVIEFIFLEKGQEGTQRRFVSADIAAQESDKEFAKIPVHVDYVKNYGSPKSYLDQEGIEQFIAWRPEYKNAIFEAANGQYHAGKLSLNDGSDNIEMTTLSEVGKMSKSKFNVINPDQVIDRYGTDCFRMYEMFLGPIEQSKPWDTKGIDGVSRFLRKFWALFFNRQDQFILSEEAPNKEELKVLHTAIKKVSDDIERFSFNTCISAFMVATNDLGRLDCNKRAILEPLIVLLAPFGPHIAEELWHLAGNVGSVHHVSYPELDEQYLVEDSITYPIAVNGKTRLTVDFPANASKADLEKAALEVEGIHKYMDGKPVRKVIVVPGRMINIVV
- a CDS encoding T9SS type A sorting domain-containing protein, coding for MKRVLPTVILLSFCIFGNSQTTYTASGTNATQNSSGNLAWTIDASNACESIDDNEASLSGETLSLLRSSHTLLIEDFIFSSFPASESVSDAQLLIEFEQVSTVNVLLDLTIRVIRINGGETTLLNYTGSELLNAIGIFPLTIDGDSGWSLSGLTGDDLNNSSFRVEIEIEIPLSIAFEFGVDQVEIAFTSSTALPVKWDDFKVTRSKEGVHLKWTTEVESNNAFFSLEKSSNGKNWQVFQELRGAGTSFKRKEYEVMDRWPFVPICYYRIKQVDFDDKYEYSEIVSISGHTASFSPIVVNPVIENFVIQYSSNHVDSNLEVRLLDHFGREVYRTFVSKENNTFFVNALTSGSYFLAMKDNITQQKWIKPVIYISN
- a CDS encoding sugar phosphate isomerase/epimerase encodes the protein MIKLGIFAKTFPRATVKEIAAVVKYYGFETMHFNMACLGLEAMPLDITKEHITSIQTATSIHQMPLCGLSGTFNMCHPNPAIREDGLMRLAVLARHARAMGTSLITLCTGTRDPEDQWRAHPDNNSRSAWLDMCKSMERALAIAETYEIQLGIEPELGNIVNTIPKAKQLLQEMGSDRLKIVLDPANLFETGTAAAVRHLIDTSLAQVGAHLAMAHAKDRDEAGHFVAAGKGVIPFHYFIKKLKETSFEGPLVVHGLIEEEVSDAVQLLQQYIDSSF